ACGCTCGTCGACCAGTTCCGGGAGCGGGCCGACGACCGCATGAGCCTGGGCCTGATCGAGGCCTCTGACGGGATCAACCGGTGTGCCGACGAACTCGAAGCGCTCATCGAGGAGGAGTGATCCGTCGACGGGCCTTTAGGGCGTCAGCCCGGTGACTGCATGTGGATTCTCAAGAGGTCCGTCGCGAGTGGCGAGCCCGCTCCGGCGAGTACTCGCCCGCGTATTACGCCTACTACGGACCGGACGACAAGACCGACGCGGTGCGCGCGGCCCTCGATGAGCACCTCGCGCGCCCCGATCCGGCAATCCTGGAGGTCGGGAGTAGCGCTGGGCGACACCTCGCCGGCCTCCTCGAAGCCGGGTACACGGACCTGGCCGGGGTCGAACTCAACCCCGAGGCGAAGCCGGTGATGGAGGAGAATTACCCAGAACTCGCATCGCAGGGGACCTTTCACTTCGACGCCATTGAATCGGTCGTCTCCGAGTTCGCGGACGACGCCTTCGACGTGGTCTACTCGGTCGAGACCCTCCAGCACGTCCATCCGGACGACGACTGGGTCTTCGAGGCCCTGGCGCGGATCGCCGGTGAGCTCATCGTCACCGTCGAGAACGAGGGATCGGCCGAGGAAGAGGAGTCAGTGAACTACATCAACGACGAGTTCCCGCTCTACTACCGGGACTGGGGGGCTATCTTCACGGCGTTTGGTTTCGAGCAGGTGGCAGTCGAGGAGCGAGATCGGGACACGATCCGGGTCTTTCGGGCTCGGTCGGACTGACCGGTCAGGCTTCTTCCGTCTCGTCGGTTGGGGCTGTCTCGACCTCCCTAACCTGGAGTGTCGAGATGCGATTCCCGTCGACGGATTGTACCTCGAAGCGGTATCCATCCATCTCGACCTGATCGCCGGGTTCGGGAGCCTGTCCCAATCGGCCGAGGACGACCCCGCCGATCGTCTCGAAACTCCCGCTCTCGAAGGCCACCCCAAGCGTCTCGTTCACCACGTCGAGCACGACACTCCCGTCGATCTCGTACCCGCCGCCCTCCAGTCGTCGGATCGAGGGCTCGTGGGTGCTGTCGAACTCGTCCCGGAGATCGCCCACGACGGCCTCGACCACGTCCTCGACGGTCGCCAGGCCCTCGAAGGCCCCCCACTCGTCGATGACCGCGGCCATCTGCTGGTTCTCGTCCCGGAACTGGAGCAATAGCTCGTTGATCGGGGTCGTCTCCGGGACGATCAAAATGTCCCGGGCCAGATCCGCGACCGTGCGATCGTCCGTTTTGCCCGCCTCTACCGCCCGGAGCAGGTCCTTGCTGTCCAGCAGTCCGACGATCTGATCCTCGTCCTCGGATGCCACCACCGGATACCGGGTGTGTCCCGACCCGACGGCAAGCGAGCGGGCGGTCTCGATCGAGGTGTCCTTCGGAATCGTCGTCACGTCCGGTCGGGGAACCATCACCTCACGCACGATGGTGTCGTTGAGGTCGAAGACACGCTCGATCATCTCCACCTCGGCCATGTCGACGTGCCCGGCCTCCCCGGATCGGGAGAGGACCCGCAAGATCTCCCGTTCCTCTAATGTCTCCTCGGTCTCGGAAGCCGGGGGAACGCCCAGTAGCGTGGTGAAGGCGTTGGCCGTGCCGTTGAAGACGACGATCCCGGGGTAAAACAGGTAGTAGAAGGCCCGCATCGGCGGCGCGACGAAGAGCGAGAGTCGTTCTGCCTGGGCGATCGCGATCGTCTTCGGTGCGAGTTCCCCGAAGACGACGTGGAGGAACGTGATGATGGAAAAGCCGACGGCAAATGCCACGAGATGGACCAGATTACCGGGCAGCATCGGGCCGATCACGGGCTCGATGAGCGACGCGATGGCCGGTTCGCCGACCCACCCCAGTCCCAGTGAGGCGATCGTGATACCCAGTTGGGTCACCGCCAGATAGTCATCGAGCTTTTCGACGACCCCCTGGAGTGACTTCGAGCCGGTTCGGCCTTCCGCCGCCAGCTGTTCGACCGAGGTCGCCCGGACGCGAACGAAGGCGAACTCCGCCGCGACGAAAAAGCCGTTCAGTATCACGAGTCCCAGCGCGAGCAATAGCTGGCCGACCGACAGGGCGACGTTTACCATTCACGCCCTCCGGGCAGGCGACCGGCGCCGAATGAACTGTGCATACGGGCCTTTCGCCGGCCTGCAGTAAAGACCTTGACCCACTCACGCCGTCCGGGCGAAGACGATGAAAAGCGCCAGGAGGATGCCAGCCCCAAAGGCGACCATCGAGTGTTCGGACTCGTGTTTGCGGGCCTCCGGCAGCAGGTGTGCGGCCGACACGTAGAGCAACACGCCAGCGACAAAGCCCAGCAGGAGTCCGAGATCCCGCCCGCCGAGGCGGCTAACAAGCGGATACGCCACGAACGCCCCGATCGGGGTCGTCAACGCGGCGACGAAGAAGGCGGACACGGCGGCCGTGCGCTCCGCCACGTCGCCTTTCAGGAGCACCAGGTAGGTGATGACACCCTCGGCGAACTCGTGGACGACGAGGCCGGTCCCGGCCAGGATACCGGTGAGCACCGAGATACTGAACGTGACGGTGTAGACGACGCCGTCAACCAGAGAGTGGATGCCGATGCCCTCCGCGGCCGTCACCCCGAAGGCCAGGGTCTCCTCGTGGGTCCGATATTTGATGAGCTGGTTCGAGCCGTACATAAAGAGAAAGCCACCCAGCGCGCTGAGCCCCGCGTTCGGGGTTCGGCCCAGGGCGTTCGGGAGGGCCAGCACCAGCGGCGTCGTGAGCAACACCCCGGCGGCAAAACACATGAAGTAGGTGATCGATCGCTCGGCCCACTCCCGGTGGGCGAACACCGCGAAGATCCCGGCCCCGTTCACCACCGCCGCAACGATGGCGAAGGCCGCAATCCAGTACAGTTCCGGGGCGGGCACTACTGATGACACCCCTGCCCCAGTTTCATGTGTTGAGCTACCGCTTGGCGGACGGTAAATCCTTCGTCGGATTCTCACTCCCGGGAGTCGTGCTCGTGATAGATCACGTGCCCGCAGGCCTTGCAGTGTGAGGCGTCCTGATCGTGGTACTGCAGGCCGCAGTTCGGGCAAGTCACTTCGACTTCTCCCTTGTGCGTCCAGGTACGGATGATGGCCCCGGCCTGGCGGGGCACCAGGATGATCGCGGTGAGCACGGCCCCCACCGTCACCCAGCGGCCCGCCACGGTGGTCGGGACGATGTCCCCGAATCCAACCGTCGCGAGCGCGATGACGATATAGTAGAAGGCGTCGCCGAAATGGGAAATGCCTGGATTAGCCTGAAGTTCGACGCTGTAGAACAACCCCGCGCTCGTGAAGAAGATAACAAACACCGTCAGCCCGAGTTTGAGAACGCGCAGCGCCGAGACGCCGATCGTGCCGAAGAAAAACTCCGCGTCCTGGGTGAACCGATAGAACCGAAGGACCCGGATCACCCGGAGCGCCCGGAGAAAGCCGAGTTGCACGATCACCGATCCCGGCACCAGGAGCAGCGCGAAGGTCGGGAGAATCGACAGGAGGTCGACGACCGTGTAGGGGTCGGTTGCTTCCCCATAGCGGCTCTTTGCACCATAGAGCCGGAGGATGTACTCCACCCCGAAGATCACGGCGAGCAGGACTTCGAACCCCCAGAGCACCGAACGGACCTGGGTCGAGACCGGGTAGGTCTGGGCAACGAAGACGGCGATGAAGGCGATGTTGAGGACCAAAAGCGCGATATCGATGGCCTTCCCGATCGGGGTCTCGTGGTCCAGCAGGTAGAAGCGGACCCGTTCCCGGCGGCCCGTGGGTACCGGCGGCGACTGCTGGACGGACATGTATCGAGATGACACGCGAGAGCCTAATCAAAGGTCGCCCATAGTGGGCCGATCAGCCGCAGCCGCCGTCGTGGTTGAAGAAACCGACCGTCCCGGTCACCCGGACAGACGACCGAGGTCAGAACAGCGCGTCTTCGGTGGCGTCTGCAAGCCCGGCGTAGAACGATTCGTGGGTCTCGGCACGCACTCCGTCGAGAAACGGTCGCATCCACTGGCGCGGGTGTTCATCGAGGAATTGCTCTCGAATATCATCGGCGCCTTCGGCAGCGAGGTGGGCAACGAACTCGAGTTCGGTGGCGACATGGTCAGGGAGGTCCGACCAGCCCGGATCCAGCCCCAGACCGTGGGCCTGATAGTACTGTACGACGGACCCAGTCGACGGCCCCAGAACGTTTCCGTGGGCGCCGCCTTCCCCATCACGGTAGACACTTTCATATGGTGGACACGGCGGTCCGCCCGGCCCGACGAACAGGCGGGTGTGCTCGATTCGCAAGTCCTCGACCGTCACTGGCTCCAGGTCAGGAACCACTGCCGAGAGGGTTCCGGTGTTGATCGCCTCGACCAGCGCCTCGTCCGGCTGGCGCCAGCAGCGCCCGAGCACTGCATACCCTTGGGCAAGTCGTTCGGATTTTTCGGCGACCGTCATCACGCCTCCCCACGCTCGTTGTCGAGGCGTTCACAGCCGCCGTCGGCGACTGCCGTATCTGTCACGGGCGTCTCGCTTTCGTGGAACTCGACGCCGTTGCCGGGCTGAATCGGGATGAACCGCAGTCCGACGGTCACGATCAACGCGCCAAGCGCGATGATACCCACCGAGATGAGGAGCTCGACGGCCGTCGGCGTGTAGACACCGATGGTCGTCCAGACGTCCGCGCCAAGTCCGGTGTAGCCACGACCCGTGGTCACGCCCGGAGCGGCCGTGATGTTCAAATCGGTGTATCCGGTGAACACGAGGTAGATACCCTCGAAGAGGATGCCGACGATTGCCAGGACGCTCGCGGTGACAACCGCCCAGACCTGCTGGCGTATCGACGGCACGACGAGCAGCGCGAGTGGAATCGCACCGCCGACGATCGTCCAGATCCAGAAGTAGGTCGAATCCCCGACCAGAAACGAACTCGTGATGGCCCAGAACTCGAAGTTCGAGGCCCACGCGTGGGGGAGCCGCTCGGCTGCCACGAGATAGACGATGTGCACCGCGATGAACACGCCGAGTATCTTTCCGAGGTCCGGCACCAGCTTCTGGGGCAACTGATAGCGGGTGAATTTATCCACCAGCACGGCAGTCACCAGCAGGAGACCGAGACCGGAGACGAGTGCCTTCATGATGAACATCGGCGCGACAAGCGGGCTGAACCAGTCGCCGCGGCCGACCTGGAGGCCAAAGATCCACCCCGTCACGGAGTGAAGCATGATGGCAAGCGGGATGGCGATCGCAGCCGCCCAGAAGGCCTTTTTGCGGTCGGCTTTCCGTCCGTCTTCGGTGTCACGGACACCGAAAGCGAGCGGTGAGCCCATCTTTGCGAGGTCACGGCGGGTCAAAAGCCAGAGGTACCCGGCGCTGAAGAGGCCATAGACCACGACGATCCCGAAGTCCCAGACCATCGGCGAGCGGAAGTCCGGCGAGGTGATGAAGCCGGTAATTTGGGATGGACGACCCAGGTCCGGAATGATCATCAGGCCGGCGACGACGATACAGGCGAAGCTGAGCAACACGCCCAGCTGCGCGAGACTGTCGTAGCGTTTCGAATGGAAGAACTTGGGCACACTCGAAATGATGAGCCCGCCCGCTGAGAGCCCCACGAAGAAGACAAAGAGCATGATGTAAAGCGCCCACGAGAAGACGTTGTCCATGCCGGTCGCGACCAGGCCCTGGCTGAGTTGATACAGCCAGGCAACGAAGCCAGCGGCGACGAGAACGCCAAGTGCGAGGAGCCAGATGCGACCTTTGGTGCCGAACTGTGGGATGGCGAGCCCGGAGTGTCTAGTGCTCATCAGTTCTCACCACCATTGGTCGAGGCAAATCCCAACGGGGGCGTGTCGTCCCCGTCAGCCAGCGACTCCTTTTTTGGAGTGCCCTCCAGTTCGTTGCCGGTTTGCGGACGGCCGGGGGACATGTCCCCACGAACGTAGTAGGTGTTGGGCTCGGTATCCAGGCCTTCGAGCAGTCGATCGGTTTCGTACTTTTTCACGTAGCGCGAGACCGTGCTGTCCGGATCGTCGAGGTCGCCGAAGATCCGAGCACCCGACGGGCAGCCGACCACACACGCGGGGTCGATACCCTTCTCCAGGCGGTGGGTGCAGAAGGTGCACTTTTCGACGACACCCTGGGGTCGCTCTTCGACGTGACCAGTCCCGGCTGCAGGGATGGTCTTCGATTCGCCGAAGTTGAACACGCGAGCGTTGTACGGACAGGCGGCCATGCAGTAGCGACAGCCCATACACTTGTCGTAGTCGATTTCGACGATGCCGTCCTCACGGGTGTAGGTCGCATTGACCGGACAGACCTTGACACACGGGGCATTCTGGCAGTGCTGACACGCCGTCGGCTGATGGTTCATCTCCAGGGTGCCATCGCGGCCGGACTCCGGATACGTCCCTGCAGGCGTGTCCATATGGTTTCCTCCCTCTGTCAGTACCCGGTTCCACTGCTGATCCAGGGAGACGTTGTTCTCCTGGCTGCAGGATATCGCACAGGCCTGACAGCCGATACACCGCTCGAGGTCGATTACCATTCCATAACTTGTCATCAGTCCTCACCTCCAATTGTCCCCGTTTCGAGCCAGTCGGCTGGCTCGGGGTCCTCGTACATGCTCGTATCAATGTCCTCGGGAGCGGGTTCGACCTCCACGCGCACGTCGTAGTACACGAACGTCGGTGCCAGCTTGTTCACCTCGTCGTGAGTGAGATCCTGCAAGTCTCCCTGAATGAAGTCCTCATGCCACCAGCCCTGATCGATGTTTACCAACCCGGGCTGATGTCCCTCGTTGTAATTGGCTTTGACGACCGCCTCACCCCGGTCGTTGAACACACGAACGTACTCGCCATCACCGATACCCCGGCTCGCTGCATCCGACGGATTGATGTCGAGTGTCGGTTCCGGTTCGAACTTGCGGACCACGGCATTATCCGCCCACTGAGAGTGGATTCGCCACTTCGGGTGTTTCTGCATAAACATGAGCGGATACCGATCGGCCAGCTCGTGATCGTCGGCGCTCCGATCCTCGATCGGACGCGGCAGATCGAGGACGGTCCCCTCGTCTTCGACCGGTTTGTTCTCGTCGTATAGCTCTATTCGTCCAGTCTCCGTCGGGAACGGTTCGGTGTATTTGATGACCTCATCTTCGACCCGGATGTTGCCCTTGCTGCGCAGTTCATCGAAGGAAAAGCGGTCATCGTATGAGGCGATCTTTCGCAGTTCAGCCCGCTTGTCACCGATAAAGAGGTTCTCATAGCCGAGTTTTTCGGCTAGCTCCGCGAGGATGTAGTAGTCATCGCGTGCCTCCCACAGCGGTTCGTGAGCCTTCTCCCGGTATGAGATGTGCGGGTGAGAGCCCCAGGCGTCGGTAATGTCCTCTTTTTCGAACCAGTGGGCCGCTGGCAAGATGATGTCCGCCCACTCGACCGTCGAGGATTTGACGAAATCGGCCCAGACGACCATGTCGAGGCCTTTCAGCATCTCTATTCGGCTCTTCCTATCAGGAACCTGATTGATGAGCCGGTTCGACTGCATCCCGTAGACGGCTTTGATCGGATGGGGGTCACCGGTCTTGATGACCTCCTGGATGTCTTCCATCTTCACAGTCGCGGCGCCCTCGACACCCTCGATTCCCTCGACGCCCTCTGGGGTCCCATAATCGCCAGTCTGGAGTGATGCGCCACTCGGATGGTGAGAATGGATGGTTCCAGACTTCCCGTAATCGCCAGTGAGAGCCAGGATGATGGCGTAAGTCTGACCAAATACGTGGCCATACTTGTACCGTCCCACCGCGTAGCTCGGTGCAATCCCACCAGGTCCCCGGGTTGCCAGCCACCTCGTCGCCGTCCGAATGTCCTCGACGTTCAATCCGGTCACCTCCGCAATGGCCTCCGGTCTGTACTCCTCGACGTGTGCTTCAAGCAGCGTGAGGCCCGTCGTCGCCGCGATGCCATCGACGGTGTACGACCCGAACAATTCGACGTTGGCATACGTATCGGCTTCGAGCGGAACTGGCGCTCCCGATTCGGCGTCGATACCAACGACGCGGTCGTCATCGTCGGAATTGCCGTCGAGATCACGCATCCGCACCAGCTCTTGTGTGTCATCCCGGACTAGTGCCCCTGCGGTCGTCCGCTCTCGAAGGAATCGGGTGTCGTACAGCTCCTCCGCGAGGATCTCCTGGATCATGGCGAGGCCGAGGTAGACGTCCTTGCCCGGCCGGATTGGAAGCCACAGATCCGCCTTGGCGGCGGTCGTCGTGTAAACCGGGTCGACGACGACTAATTTCGCCCCGTTTTCGGTCGCCTTGTGAAGCTTTGAGGCATCGTTTTGGAACTGGCTCTTGAAAATATCAGATCCCCAGACGATGATGGTCTGGGCGTTCTCCCAATCTTCGGAGAGGTTTGTCGGCGGGAGGTAGAAGCCATAGCCGGTGATCCTGTTGAATCCCCGGCCGACGTTCGTGTCGATCGCCGTCCGCCACTGGGTTGCACCCCACACCTGCGCGAATCGCCCGATGAGGTTTCCGCCGACCCCATTGTCCCCGGAGGCCGTATGCATCCACATACTTTCGGGGCCATACTCATCCCTGAGGCGTGTCATCTCCTCCGCGACGTACGTGAGTGCGGTGTCCCAGGAGACACGCTCGTACTCCGCATCAGGGCCACGGCCCTCCGGATTGGGGTTGCCGGGCTCCCAGTCGGAACGGACCATCGGATACTTCAGCCGCTTCGGGCTGTACACCCGTTGAATCTGGGACTGCCCCAGAAGGCACGCCCGACGATACTGCTCGTCGTCGGTCATCTGGGGTTCGACGAACTTGATCTCGCCATCGCGCACATAGACGTTAAGTGGGCATTTGCCCCGACAGTTCGGCGCACACGCCGTCCTGACGACCTCGGATTTGTCGAGGAGTCCGCCTGTCTGTGCCGGATTCGTCGCCGAGAGCGAGAAATTGTAATCCGTGCCACCGAGCCCGAGAACCCCCGCTGCGGCCCCTGCGCCCAGCAGTACGGACCGTCGACTGACGCCGTTGTCCTCGTCACTCATCGGTGTGCTCCGGCTTTATCGGCCTGTCATCGACGCCGAACTCTTCGACGACGTCCTCGTGATATTTCTCGTGGAATTCGTCCTCGGACATCTCGCCGATGCTGAGCCGGATCGCGTCTCGGCCCATGCGCTTTCCCAGTTCCGTGTCGTGGGCACTCGATTCGAGTGCGTCATCGACTGTCTCTTGCCAGTCCTCGTCGTTCAACAGATCCGCCACCGTTCGCGGACCTCGATCGGTATGCATTGTGATTTCCCCTGAATAGAAGTATGGGTCCCGGCACCATCCGTCCGCACGGCCATAGTTTCCTCCTTTAAGTACTACTACATATGGAGGACTGTCCTTGCGAGAAGGATCCCTGCCGACAAGAACTGTCTGCGGGACGGACTACTCGTTACGGTACAAATTCCGCATTATCTTTGCTTCTGCCGAACTCAGCCGTTTCGATAGTGCGGATTTCGTTATCGCTAATTCGCGAGCGAGATCACCGAATCGTGCGCCACCGGACCGGTCGTAGTAGCCTGCCAGGATCGCCGCCTCGACTGTTTCACGCTCCAGAACCGTTAGTTCCTGCAGGTTCACGAGTGCCGAATCCGAGTTCGACTGCGCGCCATTGACGACGAGACTGCGGAGTGAAACACTGTCGGCGATGTCGTCGAGATCTGCCATCAGTTCGCGAAGCACGCGCCTGTTCTGTGGGTTCGTTCGCAACACCATCCGCTCGCTGTCGATCGATTGTAACGACGGGATACAGCCATGGCCAGCCAGGACCCGACAGGCACACACCATCTCGACAGCCACCGTGTCATGCGTGAGTGTCGTTTCGGAGTCCGGGCTCCGGCAGGTGACATAGCACGTGTCGTCGATGAGGTGGTGCTCGATCGGCGTCCCGAGACCCTTGGCTGCACAGCACCTCGTTCCGGTGCCGAATTCGAGGGCGAGCTCGACTACCAGCGTTCCCCTTGCATTCCCCGTCGGGACACTCTGTGACTCTTCTTGCATGATGGAGGCGGATCGGTCTCTCTTGTTTTCGGCCTCATGTTAGGACGCCTATGGGTTTTGGCTTTACGCCCCTATTCACCTCGTGAGAAAGCTGATTTGCCAGGGCCCGTCCACGGCTTCTCCTCGAAGTCGTCCCACCAAGTGGTGAAACTCTTTGTGCGTGGATGTGAGGGTCCTGTACGAATGGCTCGTCATGGCGACCTCGACCGCTTCTATGGCTTACTCGATGGCCTTTCACAACGGGTCGGCGGGCCACGGAAACTCAAGGACTGCACCGGGTACATGGACTGGCCGGACCGTGGCGTCTACTTCTTCCTCGAACCGGGCGAAACACGCGACTCGACTGACCAGTTGCGCGTTACCCGCGTTGGGACACACGCGGTGTCTGTGGGGAGCAGCACGTCGCTCTGGGATAGGCTGAAACAACACTACGGAACGGGCAGCGGGAGTTCCAACCATCCTCACGGGGGCGCTCACCGGGGTTCCGTGTATCGCAAGCGCGTCGGTGAGGCCATCATTGAGAAGCACGACCTGCACGACGACTATCCCGACTGGGACAAACGCTGGTCGAGCATCGAACGTGAGCGGTCAGTGGTCCGTGACGAGGAATATATCCTCGAACGGCGCGTGAGTGCCTACATCCGGGAGCAACCGTTCCTCTGGGTGGATCTGGACGACGAACCGGGGCCGGACAGCGACCGGGCAACTCTGGAACAGAACGCTATCGCTCTTCTCAGCAACTTCGACGGGCAACCCATTGATCCACGGCGAGCAAGCTGGCTCGGCCAGTACAGTCCCGCGCCTGCGATTCGAGGCGCTGGGCTCTGGAACGTGAACCACGTGGACGAATCGTCCGACCCGCAATTTCTGGACCGTCTAGAAAACGCCATCACTGAGACGGATCCACTGTAGGAACGCTGGCCTCGAGACGCGGCTCACAACCGGTTCATCGGAACCGAGTTCAACGACTATCGAGAGGCACTCGGTCGGTTCAGATGGTGATTCGGACGGTCGTGTCGGTGATGTCCGAGACGTACTGGTCGGGCAAGCGGTGAACCTCCGTGTTCACCGTTCCGTCCCAGTGCAGTTCCGAGAGTGTCTCCGAATCGGCGTCCGGGCCGACTTTTACATAGAGGTCGCCGTTCCGGACGTCCTCTACGGTCCCGACCTCGACGCCGTTGTGGTCGACCACCCGCTTTCCCAGGTGTCTGTCGGTAAACTGCGCAACCATGCCTAGACATACTCGCGCGACCGTCGAATAGGTTTGGGAGACACTTGCTAGCAAGATGTACATCCGGCAGGCTTCTCGTTCCACACGAATACGCGGATTCAGACGACCGTGACCTCACAGCGATTGCGTGGTGGCTGCTGCAGATCAGCAACGGACTCCGATGTTGCTGTTTTGTCGTCGAAAGCTGGCCTCGGTACTCATAGGGTTCGTCATTGCCGGGTGCCTACGCCGGCTCGGCCCGGTGAATCGTCATCGGCCAGCCCACACTACACGCGGCGGGCAAAAACCACCTGCGGTCCGCCACGTCGAAAGTGATGCACTCTTTACGCCGCGTCCCGGCCCATAGAGTATGACCGAGGACACGAAGGATAACGTCATCCCGGGCTCGGAGACGGAACTTGACAGCCCGGACGTCCGCGGCTATGACTTCCGCGGGGAGTTCGACGTCGGCGAGCTCCTGGAGAGCTACGCGACCACCGGCTTCCAGGCCACCGCGGTGGCGGAGGCCATCGACCTGATCGAGCAGATGCGCGAGGCGGATGCCACGATCTACCTCACCCTGACCTCGAACATCGTCTCCTCCGGCCTGCGAGAGGTCGTCGCGGCGATGGTTCGCGAGGGGCTGGTCGACGTGCTCATCACCACCTCCGGCTCGATCACCGAGGACATCATCAAATCGGAGAAACCCTTCAAGATGGGCGAGTGGGAGGTCGACGAGAGTGAGATGCGCGAGGAAGGGATCAATCGGCTGGGCAATATCTTCGTCCCCTCGGACCGGTACGTCTGGCTCGAATCCTATCTCAACGACTTCTTCCCCGACTTCTTCGCCGAAGAGAAGGTCCGGACCCCGACAGCCTTCTCCCGTGAAATCGGCGAGCGGCTGGACGATCCGGACTCGGTGCTGTCCCAGGCCGCGGCAAACGACGTGCCGGTGTACTGCCCCGCGCTGGTCGACGCCGAGGTCGGGAACTTCCTCTTCTATTACCGGCAGAACGAGGAGCCCGAGGTCGGCATCGA
This region of Halodesulfurarchaeum sp. HSR-GB genomic DNA includes:
- a CDS encoding deoxyhypusine synthase, with the protein product MTEDTKDNVIPGSETELDSPDVRGYDFRGEFDVGELLESYATTGFQATAVAEAIDLIEQMREADATIYLTLTSNIVSSGLREVVAAMVREGLVDVLITTSGSITEDIIKSEKPFKMGEWEVDESEMREEGINRLGNIFVPSDRYVWLESYLNDFFPDFFAEEKVRTPTAFSREIGERLDDPDSVLSQAAANDVPVYCPALVDAEVGNFLFYYRQNEEPEVGIEILEDYDSLIDEGLLAEETGLIVLGGGVPKHQAIMTNLFRGGADYAVYVSTGMEGDGSLSGAPPKEAVSWGKIKDGDRNHTLVEAEATLVLPLIVAGVLEDL
- a CDS encoding helix-turn-helix domain-containing protein yields the protein MQEESQSVPTGNARGTLVVELALEFGTGTRCCAAKGLGTPIEHHLIDDTCYVTCRSPDSETTLTHDTVAVEMVCACRVLAGHGCIPSLQSIDSERMVLRTNPQNRRVLRELMADLDDIADSVSLRSLVVNGAQSNSDSALVNLQELTVLERETVEAAILAGYYDRSGGARFGDLARELAITKSALSKRLSSAEAKIMRNLYRNE